In a single window of the Zea mays cultivar B73 chromosome 5, Zm-B73-REFERENCE-NAM-5.0, whole genome shotgun sequence genome:
- the LOC103628080 gene encoding LOW QUALITY PROTEIN: transcription factor MYB30 (The sequence of the model RefSeq protein was modified relative to this genomic sequence to represent the inferred CDS: substituted 4 bases at 4 genomic stop codons), translating to MMKKGKWSKAEDELIINHIQRHGGIGRSWQALSDSLGARRRSSLSXHCHQCLLALSLKXSLXCMHKLNXFSFLFPSQCMAVCLSAGLGRCGRSCRSRWLNYLRPGLKHGHFTPAEDRIICEMYRRKGSCWSVIAAQLPGRTDLAVKNYWNSTLKKKYRPLPAARTAAAATWRRHRACAADSTSSDAGVPARGLQPAVCSSGGSSSSEESSTAGSSSPVKPVLAGPTTPVPLAAASQEPVASVPASGPAVLFEQKPALVGRLPLEKTPPLPPPPAGGQTGGGLMDIVCRPLSPIPLSFMESELLACIDGFDDTDSFLPWFDQH from the exons ATGATGAAGAAGGGCAAGTGGTCAAAGGCGGAGGATGAGCTGATAATAAACCACATCCAACGGCATGGGGGCATCGGTCGCAGCTGGCAGGCCTTGTCCGACAGTTTAGGTGCTCGTCGTCGTTCATCTTTGAGCTAGCATTGCCATCAGTGTTTATTAGCATTGTCACTGAAATGATCCTTGTAATGCATGCATAAGCTAAATtagttctcttttctttttccctcacaATGCATGGCTGTCTGTCTGTCTGCAGGGCTGGGGCGGTGCGGGCGGAGCTGCCGTTCCCGGTGGCTCAACTACCTCCGTCCGGGGCTGAAGCACGGCCATTTCACGCCGGCCGAGGACAGGATCATCTGCGAGATGTACCGCAGGAAGGGAAGCTG CTGGTCCGTCATCGCCGCTCAGCTCCCCGGGAGGACCGACCTCGCCGTCAAGAACTACTGGAACAGCACGCTCAAGAAGAAGTACCGCCCGCTCCCAGCGGcgagaaccgccgccgccgccacctggCGGCGGCACCGAGCCTGCGCGGCCGACAGCACGTCGTCCGACGCCGGGGTTCCGGCGCGGGGCCTGCAACCAGCTGtgtgcagcagcggcggcagcagcagcagcgaggAGAGCTCCACGGCAGGGTCGTCCAGCCCCGTCAAGCCCGTCCTGGCCGGCCCGACGACGCCGGTTCCGCTCGCCGCCGCCAGCCAAGAACCGGTCGCGTCGGTCCCTGCTAGTGGTCCGGCGGTGCTGTTCGAGCAGAAGCCGGCATTGGTGGGCCGACTGCCTCTGGAGAagacgccgccgctgccgccaccaccgGCCGGTGGTCAGACTGGAGGCGGGCTCATGGACATCGTCTGCCGTCCCCTGTCTCCGATCCCTCTAAGCTTCATGGAATCGGAGCTGCTGGCTTGCATCGACGGGTTCGATGACACCGATAGCTTCTTGCCGTGGTTTGATCAGCACTGA